TTGGTTAAGATGTATGGAGATATGGATAAAAAAAGAAATCTTTCAACATTTATGCTTGTAGTTGATCCTTTTGTTTATAATGAAGATTATTTGGATACTGTTCAGTCATTTATAGACGATATAAGAAAAGAGCCTCCATTAGATGAAAGTAAGCCTATAACAATACCGGGTGAGAGAAAAGAAGCTTGTTATAGAGATTATTTAAAAAACGGAATATCTCTATCTGAGAAGGTCTATAAATATGTTTTTGAAGATTGATTGAATATAACAAAATTTTTAGTGTATATTGAAATTTATCATAGTTATCTTACATTTAATATGTATTTTTAGAATATAAAAACTAAAATATTGGCACTTTTTGGTTCTTTTTGCTGCGGGAAAAAGAACAACAAAAAAATTAAATAAAAAATTATTATTTCAATATATACTAAAAATTTTTAACTCTTTTATTTATTTGCATGGCTTTGAGAAGCTAGCTTT
Above is a genomic segment from Brachyspira sp. SAP_772 containing:
- a CDS encoding Ldh family oxidoreductase — protein: LVKMYGDMDKKRNLSTFMLVVDPFVYNEDYLDTVQSFIDDIRKEPPLDESKPITIPGERKEACYRDYLKNGISLSEKVYKYVFED